The Molothrus ater isolate BHLD 08-10-18 breed brown headed cowbird chromosome 2, BPBGC_Mater_1.1, whole genome shotgun sequence DNA segment TTGGTTTGGATCTTATAAGATATAAATTAACAAGCATATTAAAAGTATCTGCATTTTTTGCAGGGTATTATAGAGAAATCGAAAATGAAAGGAATTCCTATCATTATTGATGCAGtaagtattttctttatttcagtcaGTGGTCTAACATTGAAGAATCTGTTCAGTAAATGTTTTTACTGTGTTTTGCAGGATGGACTGTGGCTCATTTCCCAGCAGCCTTCTCTTATTCAAGGCTACCAGCGAGCTATTCTTACTCCAAACTACATGGAGTTCAGTAGACTGTATGAAGCCATGGTGAGCTGCTTCCCTttttgtatttatgtatttagtCTTTTTGTCCTTAAAAATAAGTAACTTATTACCTGCTTAAATATTATGTGCTATTTCTTGTGTGTGAGGGAAACACTTTCTGGGTTATTATTTCAGGGGATGATTGCCAAAGCAATGCATATTCTTAAACTgagctttttttaaagaagatcCATTCTCATGCATTTCTTAACACTATACCCATGCAGTGGGTATagaaaaaatacagggaaagaCTGATGatgttgcttttttccctcatgCATATGTAACTAGCATGTGTTAGAATATGTTGTTCTGGTAGCAAAATATGTACTGTGTATGGAATTCTTGTGTTGTAGCTTAGAGACCCCGTAGACAGTAGTGATCATCATGGATGTGTACTAAGACTCAGCCAAGCCATGGGGAATTTGACAGTTGTgcaaaagggagaaagagatcTTATTTCAGATGGAGAGAAGGGTAAGTGAAGCCTTCTGCTTTTAGCAATGTGactgttctgttctgtttgctttcagtCAGAGTCCTGTAGAGTGTCTAGCAATTGGCAGTATTCTCATGAAGATTAGAGAGATTGCTGTCTTTGCTGATCACCTTTAGATGATTTGtgtaaattaacattttaagaGTGCAACTAAATTCATTTGCTGAAAAGAgttgctgattttattttgcatttatagaTGTTATATTTTACATTACATGGGCattgagaaattaaataattaatcttTGTGCACTGTTTGAAAGTTCTTTGCTGAGATGGTTTATATAAGTGCATCTGTCATTGCTAAATTGATACAAAATAATACTGTTAGTTCAGGATGTATCAGTGTGTGTGAGAAGTGAAGATGTCTTAAGGCTCAGTTCCTTGATCCTGTCCATCATAGGGCTGCAGATTAGCATGTACTTGTATATGTTCTTCACAGCAGCCctgacaaattaaaaattaactctaGATTGCCATCACAACAGTCTCATACCAGTATGGTTTAAAGTATACTTAATAAAATTAGCTGCTTGTCTGATGCTTTTTATACTGATCATGTACTGTGATCAGTATAAAATTAATTCACGAGTGCCTTCGTCACATTTTGCCTGCATGGTTTTATTTCACATACAtaacaagcagcagctctgcttttaattGCTTGAAATGCTAATCTCTGATAAATGTTTATGCTGCTTCAGAACTGTTTTGTATATACAGTCAATTTTTCATTACTGGGAGCCATGGAAGTCTTATATAACAGAAAAGCAGATGTAATGTGACAACTGGCTTGTGCAGAGCCACCTTCCAGGTACCCTGTTAGGGCAGATACTGTAGCAGACTGTGCAACAAGTGGGACCTGGAAGCAGAATGGTTACATCTGTGTGGGAAAGATAGATGCACTTCCTCACACAGTACCCAGCTTTCCCCACAGGAAGAATTTTGTGTCATATTTGCACCCGCAGCAGACTTGATTTGTAACCATGGACAGTCAGGCCAGGCTTAAGGGTGGATGAACTTGGCTGGACTTGACTCCAGTCTATGCCAGCTAGAGAGCTTTAGAGCATTGTAGTtgtcttcttcctctgcttttatGTCAACaatattctttttattcaggattgttgctttttaaatgaaCATTGGGAAGACTGGGTGAGCACTTTAGCTGGAGTACATTATCTAGTATATCTATCTATATGTCTGTTCTCCTTTTAAACTGTTACTCTTGAGATAATTGCATCCCACACCTGCTGGAGAGACAGGACAGGTCTCCAATGTCTCTTGTCAtgcaggatttaaaaaaaaaccccaggaaacaAGTGAAGTTCTTTCCAGTTTCAATTTTGAATGTTCATATGTGGCACAAGTTCATGTATGTCTTGtgtgcttttggggttttttattggttttgtttttatcccCACCTTGTTATTTGTCTCTGTTGTGTTCTGGTATTTTCTTCTACTAGTGAAGtggcttttgtttttgaaataaaaacagttcTGTGCCTTTATAGCAGTTGATTGATGTCCAGCTATAGGCTGCTTTCTTGTTCTTACCTTGGTGCTATCACTGATGCTTTGTTGGATTACAGACATTACAGGCAGCATTGCTGAGCTAAGAAAGCAGGTTATAATGTCTGTTACAAGAACTGTTTTTAGAGTTTGCATGACTTTGAAGAAGGTTCTTGAGAATTTTGCAGAAACTACAGACTTCACCTTCCTTTTAACAATGTTCTTTGGGTCTGATCTGCTGGTcgtttttttaaaagcttctcaAATGCAAAATTACATTGAGAAAGGAGATTCTactgtgtgctctgtgccaaACATGGAATATGTTGTCCTGTCACTGACCTCGaattcttcaggtttttttgctcttgtttttcATCTGTCTCTTCTTTTGATCTGatgtcattttttttcagctaagaCTACATACATCAGGGAAATCCAAGGTTATTGGATTGGGCCAGTGTCCTCTGAGCACAATCAAACATTATGAAAAGATTTGTGTACTCCTCTTGCCTTTTATTTGTCATGTCACCATCCATTTGTAGTGCTTAAGCCCTGCCTATTAGGCATTTCCTGTTTGACCTCCTGTTCAGCATACTGACACTGTAGTTTGCATATATTACTTTTAAACTTTCTCCTTTGGGAAAATACTGCATGTGtgctttccaggaaaaaaaaaaataaaaaagagaaaagtaagtCTCAGTGCTCTccaggaaaaccagaaattgaGAAATTGCAAACTTAACTATGTAACTTTAGTGTTTTATGCTTAATTGTTGAGGAAGGAAGGCTTTTTGAAGATGCCAGATTTTGCAGCAGGAAAGACTGGGTTTGTGAATGCTTTATAGCTTAGAGTGATTGTAATGGTTGTTTTCACAGTAGTTTTATTCATGTGTCTGTAGGAAATGCAGTAGACAGTTTACTTCTGCTACCTGAAGACAGAAAGGGTTACCAGGTGATTTGGTGTCAGGCATTGCTGAAGTACTACTCTCAGCAACAAGCTTTGTAATCTACACAGAGAGGCTCAAGAAATTTTGATTGGAAGCTGAAGTTTAATAAACTCAAAGTAAGATTTAGACAAATTAACTAGTAGAGCCACATACCTGAAACTTTGCTAGATTCACAACTTTGAAGTGTCTGGATACATCTAGAGTTTGTTTTCACAGATCAGACTAGATGGCCTCAGAGTCACATACTGGCCTCTGTGAAAGCAGTAGCAGCCCTCCAGTATAAAGGAGGTTTTTCTAAAATTTGTCTCCATTTCAGTAGTGAGCTGCCAACTGGCCTGTGAACATAATCACCcagattttaaattaagttttatatactctttttctctttccttttgcaaTTTCACATTATAGCTTGGTCTACAGTTGTTGATTCCCTGCTCTACAAAGATGAGCTTCACCATGCTCTTGGTAGGTGATATCAGTGCCATCACTGACCAGGGTAGGAATGAGTACTCAGCCTATGGGTAAAAGGTAAGTCAGCTTTTATTCACTATGGCACAGCTCTCTAAGGTTatctttttattattctttgGAGAACTGGTCAATAATAAAGTGTGGTTATACCAGCCTTAGTTCCTAACATGTTTAAAATTTGGTTAGGTCCTTGAATTAGAGTatttggattttggtttttaaacatTACAGTgagtttttctgtatttgacCCTCCTCCCTTCCAAAAGCCAGGCTTTATGGGGACCATCCTGCTACTGCCTGGGACTACTTCTACCTGGAGCCAGTAGCCAAATTTGGTTTAACTTCAGTTGCTCAGGTGCAGCTTTATGGTCAAAAGAAGCAAGGAAGCACATGAGGCAGAATACTGAGTACTGCCAAAGGGCTAAAAAGCCAACTTTTGCCATAAGTCCCCAAGTGCTGCTTCTAATTCCAGCCATTCATCTCACCACACAGCTGGAAATGAAGCTTGTCACTGCCTGGCtcactcagagctgctgagcaaaTCTCACCTAGATTTATAACTGAGAGATTTATAATTGAGAGATTTATAACTGAGAGGCAGCACCTTTGTCTCCAGTCCTGCTTCTGCAGAATGAGCAGAATGGGGAAGGTGATGGTTCCTGTCCCTGGTGCcactgtgctggctctggcagtgcagcccagccagcttctccctggcactgcccacctGGCCCTGCCTCCTGTGCCTAGCCAACAAAACTAATGGAAAATGTGGGACATTTTCATCTCAAATTAACTGCTCTATCTCGCACTCAAGGACTTACCTAAGTTTTAAAAGTGTGATTAGGGAATAAAAAAGTATAAGCACCCTTTATATAAAAGCCAACTTACATTTTCCACATCAGTTGAGTTGTTTCTCCAGCCAGAGTCATTAAACTTGATTTCCCTGTCTGTATGCAGTCTGGGACATGTTCCTGGGAATCCATGATCTCCAGCTATTTGCTTTTGTGAACTaatttgcaaaaggaaaaagataaatgTATTACTAGTGTAGATACACGCTAGGTCAGAGATGTATATTGGTAAGAGATTATACAAGAAATCTGATATTGGTCTAAATCTTGCATTGATGGGGCAAAATGATCCTTGGTAGCTACATTATTTGcatagaaaatggaaatattaagCCTTTTAATTAACCTGGAGTGTGTTTGTTGTGTGGGGTGGCTGTTAGCTGATCCAGTTGGGTTGTATCAGAAGTTAGAATGGTCATGTTTCATCCATGGGTTCCTGACCACATTAGGGTGAGTGTAATACTCTTCCTCTGTAAGAGCAAAACAAGTGCTGGAAATTTGTTCAGGACATCTGAGATTCAGGAGTTAAATTTAAATCTCCAGTCTTTCAGTCTGCCATCTCAATAAATGTGATATTTCACAGAAGCTCTTCAGCCCTCTTGACCACACCTAAACTGTCCCATATTTCACATGTTGTGCTCTAAATGCAAAAGTAAAAACCACCCCAGagattcatttatttatttcactacTGGGTGAACATGGTGAATCAGGAACAAGCAGAAACACACTATCTTTTGTAGTTAgaaaaattttggttttctaATTGTGATGTATCTAGGATCTGGCATTGTAAATGGTGCTGCCTGCATCCAGCCATATCAAAATCTGTACTTCCCAGTTAACTTGTAGTGCTTGAAGTCAGCAAACCTACTgcattctggtttttttccttcaaagagAGAACAGCTATTTTCAATTATATAAGAgactgttgttttgttttgttttgttttttaattaagcatACAATACCCCTAAATAGGTAATTCTGGGCTTTTGGCAGCAGCAAAATTTAGGCTGGGAGTTCTTTCAGCTTAAAACTTGGCAATGATACAGCTAGGTGTGACACCATGGTCTGAATGCTTTCACAAATATTAATGTGTATCTTACCATCACTCCCTTTTCAGCACTTCTTGAAGATATCTTAAACAAAGACCTAGTAAATAACTTGACCATAGTTACCCAGAAAGTCTGGGGCAGAGTTTTGAATGGTTTGAAGCCTAAACCTCCTCCTGAATTTTGCTTTACAGTATTCTGTCAGTATGACAGCCttcaattttttgtttctgttacaCTCATTTCAGTACAAATTATTTCCATGGATTTAGGTACACAAGAAATCCATGTGATTATATGTGAGGGACGTGTTGTATTTGCTGCCTAAAGCTCTGGCAGTATTTATGTGATGTTTACTTGCTGAGACTGTGTTGAAACTCTTCAATAGGACTGTGGCTGTTCTGACTCTAGCAGATCTCCTTGCAGGCATTTCTTCAgtgatgacatttttatttcatctagCCTTTTCTTCTGATGTGTGTATCCATGTGTGCTGCATGGATAAGTGCTAGGGAGtagggtaatttttttttttccctgagagtTACTTGGTATAAatcagttttcattaaaaaactgTCTGCTACTTATACTGAGGTGGTTTTTCTTTGATTCATTAACCTGAGAAATAATGACATCAGATTTGGTTGCTCAGACCTGTTAGAAGACAGAACTGGACACCCTGCTGTAACAGCCAGCTTGACCAGCATTAATTGTGTGTTTCTGTGAGTGGAGCTATAACTGAACCTCTCCATTGTTTTCATCCAGACTGGTGTCAAACTAATTGACCTAgtggccctggctgctgccctttCAGAATTGACACAGTGTGCTGATTTCAGTCTTTGTGGTTTCCTTGTTGTCCCACATGCAGTCATCTTGGTCTCCCCAGCTCTTCCAAGAACCATGTTTTCTATGTTTGCTGATGTACATGATGTACAACACATCAGAACCAGCTTCATCCCCACATAAACAGAGCATTGTGCACCTTTCCAGGGAACAGAGCTGCCCACCTTCTTGGCATCACAGCTGACTATCCAGCCATGTCCAGCTAATCAAGGTCTTGTAACATTGCCACTGCTTGTGACTGCTCAGGGCAACCTAAAGCCATCACCCCTGTgtcctgaaggagctgctggaagggtCCTCAGAGCAGGCTCAGACATGCACTGGGGGATGTTGCACTGGCAGAGTGTGAAGACAGCAgttctgttttgctgctctAGAAGGGTGAGAAAAGTATCCCGTGTTGATTTGGCAGTGTGGCAGTTTGTCTTGATGCCACTGTGGGACTCCTTAGATTTTAAAAGCTCTTAATAATGGCTGTAATTCAGAAGTGTTTTTAGATCCTTTTCCCATTGCCTGTTGTCATGTTCATCATCCTTTTATTTTGAGATGTTCTTTGATCAGCCGAGTCGCTGCACAAGAATTGTGTTATATCTCCCTCCTCATTCAAGTGAATTTCCTCTAGTTCTGCTTCTTTGAAGGTATTCCAAggatttgttttccagcatCTGTGTGCAGAGTACAAAGGTCTGCTTTTATTGTTGCCTGTGAGGTAGTCTGCACATATTTGAGACTTACTTTTTAGAACCACAAACAAAagaccacttttttttttttttttttttttagcagagtATTATAATTGGCCTAGTTTGAGATCTTGCTTTCCTGTACAGCTCAAAAATGACTGGAAGGTTATGGGGCTACAGAATAGTGGCAGATGGTGACATACAGCTAATAAGCAGGGGCTTGTGCTCAGCTGTCAGTCAGAAGGCCCCAAAGCTTTTGAACAGAGGATTTCCAtcctgcctcctgccagcagtTCAAGCCCTCAAAGTGAAAATCCTGTGAGATAACATCTTCAAAGTAGTAGAATTGGAGGTAATTTCTCCAAAGcactgtatttaaaataaaaataagaataaatcaCTCTACCTAAAGGGGCATACCTTCTTCAGATAGCTAACTCAGAAGGGCATTACACTTGTGAAATTTGACATTAGCTACTGCTCACTGAGAAACACATCCAGAATCTTAATTTgagagggggagggggaaggggagaagagTGATTGGGAAAATGaactgctggcagggctgcagtggtgctgtgctcctggtgACTAATGAATCTTTGCCCTCTCAGTGGCAGCAAACACGCACAACTGCCTGGCCTTGGGAGCCCCACAGTTACTGCTGGAAGGATCACTAGGAAATGGAAGTGAAGTACAATTCTTTGGTGTTGCACATAACAAACTGAAAGGGATTTATTGGCATTATGTAGTTTTTTACCACTTGCTAGTTAGAAAGATGTATCTGCAATTCCTTCAGTTCTGTGCAAATTTTTTGCATtagtttgaaaaagaaaaattatttcaaatgttaaaaatatgGGCAGTACTCCCTCTAAAacacctgggctgctctgttTATACTCTTTGGAGAAACTGAGCCCAGGCTTGAGGTAAGAGCTGTTGTCCaagcaatgcctgctcttgctTTATCCTTTGCTGGTATATTTGGCATGCTCAGCAGCACACAAGGGATTGTGTGCACAGTCCTGAATCCTGCAGTAGCTGACTGGAGATGCTAAGGATCACACTTGGCCAGTCATGATTCTGCCAGCTCTTCCATCCTCctagagaggaaaataatttctcctgggtttttttttcgtCAGAACTAAGCAAGGAAAAAGCTAAGGGTAGGTACATACCCACAAGAGAGCTTGGAGAAGGGTAGCAGAATTGgtgctattttctttttatgtgcCTTATATGTCCTCCAGGCTTCCTGCTTGGGCTTGTTGAGAGTGGAGAACAAAGGAGTTAAATGTAGTGAAACCATTTGTGTGTTCCTCATAGTTAAAGCTACACAAAGAGATCAGTTTGATCAAGGTCCTTtgtatatttaaaatagaagtgTAACATCTGATATCCTGACACAGCTTATCCACAGTGACAGTGCTGACAGAAACGTACAGGGATGGTGAGGACACTGTCGATTggcagaacaaaaataaatctgtcttGCATGTCTTTTTACAAAGCCTAAGGAAAGGGCtgtttcaataaaatattttcatgatgGATACAGTAGAACATTTGAGATTTTAGTTCtgttttgcatttgctttttgtAAACACATTGGTTTACACTGGCAAACTCTGAAGGTCAGAGACCCTGAAGAATTATGTTTGTGCAATGGCTTTGTGGAAGGACCTGGTCAGTTTGGGGTGATGGCTCATGATGCCACATGAATAACTAAACTCACCTGTGCAGGCTGAGTGAAGTGGAAAAAGTGTCCACATTGTGCAATGTTACATGCAAAGGATTAAAAGGTAAtgagaaaagtatttaaaaaatgttaatgcaattattttttttaagaacagtGTATTTCAGTGTATTCTGCTGCCTGTGTTAAGTCTCCCACCTGTTACTTGCTGTGTGCCTCAGAGGGTAaccctggcagctgcagtgctgtcacTGTAGGCAGAGGGATAAAGGCACCTGACTGCTTTTGGTTTGTGTGTTCACAGTTCTTGTGTGCAGCCACGAAGGAAGCAGCCGGAGAtgtgggggacagggggaccTCCTTTCTGGTTCTCTTGGCGTCTTGGCACACTGGGCATTTGTTGCTGGAGCTGAAAAAACAAATGGGTatgaatattaattaataactTAATTGCTGTGAGTTTGTGTTCACCTATGGCAACTGTTGTAGACCTGCTGTTATATGAATTCCAAATGAAATTGGAGATTTTGGTAAGAAAGTATACAtgtactttaaaaaagtatAAGGGTGTTCTAGAACAATCTACATAACAGTAAGAATTATAATAAGACAAACCTTTCAGTAATCTAACATCTCCCAAGTCTGAGGCAGAAGAAGAGCCTCTGGATCTGTTCATAAGGACATTTATGTATGAGGTATGTGTTTTCAAAACTTTGGAATGTAGGCAGAAAGTAGAAAGGATAAATACGTGGTAGTCATTGGCAATAACATCTCTGTAATTCAAAAGACATGttgtttggctttgttttttttattttggtgaatCCTCCTGCTGTGTAATTCAGGGGAGCAGGTATGTTGAAACttgcaaataaaatacaatttcagAGAGAGTAAATCTTTTAAGGCCAAATGGCAGTCCACTCTGGTTGTACATAAAGCAGCCATGCAGATGGCTTTTGGCTTTTTAGTTAAATGATGTCAGTTCCTGCTGAACTAGCTGGTTCAGATAGTCATGGAGTCTTTCTGTGCAAGCATCAGCTTCAGATAAAGTGGAAAGGAATGTTAGCAGTCAGGGAGTTACAGTTCCTTTTCTCAGTAGGTCAGGGGCTATGGAAGCTTGAGGAGTGCAGACCTGTAGTCTTTGGGATGCTGCATGTGCACAGTATCAGATATCCCTGGGAGTTATCCAGGCTGTGTTTTTGTTACCACAAGGGCACTGCACAAGGTGCCTCAGGCTTCAAAATTCTGAAGTCTAACGTACACAATCTTGGTTTCCTTTGTCATTCTGGGTATCTGAATTTGCAGCTGCCACTAAAGGAGGAATTCTGTTTTAAGTCATTAAAAGAGTGACTTCATTTTTGCATGGGGTACAGCACAGCAGTATTAAACTGTTGGAGAGATTAGCAAACACAGCATGTGTTTTCCAGGCTCTCCTGACTTGAGCTCCTGTGGCTTTTCTAAACAGCTCGCTCCGAAACTCCTTTATTTTATAGATGAAGGAAAAGTACAATTGGCATCAGCAGTGCATTGTGTGTCCTGCAGTGGTGTTAAGGTGACCCTTCACAGACACCTGCTGTACCAATCCTGCCTACCTCATGTGTTGCAGGAAAGGAGGAGCTTTTTGGGTTCAGTGAGTCAGGGCATCCAATTGGAGActgcactgcaggcagcccagccaGTCCTTCCAGCTTGTGCCTGCCTCTGGCATTTCAGAATGGGTCTGTACAGAGAGGTTTTCAAGCACTGACTTTGTGCTGGCTTTCAGGGGTGCTTGTGGCACAGTAGGTAGGATTCCTCACTTGAGAATGCTGATGTGTTTGGTGCTTTAGCAGCTTTGAGCCCAGGAGCCTGTACACAGCTCATGTTTCAGAGCAGTATTTGGGCATCCAGGATTAACTCTCAAGGTGTCTTAAATACTCCTGCACCTTGATGAGTACATGGAGATTTTGTTTAGGGTAGCACCTAATTGTAAAGTCATGTCCTGCTTTGTCTGTGTTTTACATTGGGATCCTTCACAAAACTCTCACTTGGCAGGAGTCAGGAGGTCTTCAGTGTGTTCCAGGCAGCAATGCTCAGCTGAGGTTTCTGTGAGGTCTTTGTGAGGTTTCTGATCGGCCAGACCTGAagcacagcactggctgctgaACTGTTCTgcagttgttttctgttttaaggCAGCAGAAGTGACTCCCATGGCCCAGCCTATGAAAAGATGCTCTGGAGGTGAAGGGTGGAGGTGGCTCTGGAGTGTGCTGGCTTCTGTGGGGGAGGTTCAGCATTGCAGATCTCGGTCTGGTACACTCTTGGGCAGTTCATAAGTGTGTAGGAGGCATTACAGCAGTGCTTTAGCTTGTGTTGTGGTCTTCACTTGCCACTGTACCCCTTTTAAGGTGATCTAATGAAGGCCCTGGAGCAGTCTTTATGGCCCTCCTGAAAATCATCTCTTGTCTGCATCCCCACCTCTGCAAGACAAAAACTAAATGGAGTTACCCAGAGAATGGAGAGGAAAGGGGGTTGAAAGGCTGTCAGGTGAGCCTtcagtcttcctctgaaggagAGCATGAAGCTTCACATCAGTTAAACTAGACATGGAACACCTTCCCCACTTTTTAAGCCTGTTGGCCTTTTGGGTGCTTTGGCCCTGGTGGTGTTTCTCATCACATGCTGTGCCATGGGTAggaaagaatttaatttaaaaaattcagacaAATTTAGTGCAAGAGTGAGAACATGTTTGCTTAAGAGGCCTTCCTGGCACTGATAACATTTATGGGTATTAAGATGATGTCCACCACCTCACAGATTGCACAGAAGCGTTGGGATTCTCTTTATAATGTTgttctttggtttctttcctttcagtCAAAATCCCTTTCTAGTGGCTGCATTTGGAGCTTGCTCTCTCACAAGGCAGTCTAACCAGCAAGCTTTTCAGAAATTTGGACGTTCAATGACAGCCTCTGACATGGTTTCAGAAGTTGGAACAGCTTTTAACAAACTTTTTGAAACCTGaagccaaagcagcagagaagaagaaaatgtacaAGCAAGAGTAATTACATGTACCGTAGAATTTACATAATGCACCCTTTCAAGTACTGTAGCAGCATTGGTATGTTaggtagatttttttatttttaagaatagaaaaatatgaTTAATGTAGATATTTTTTAAGAGTTTGGGATACAAAAATGTTTTGGCTGAAATAAGCTGTAGTTGCAGATCtgttataatataataaaactGAACTGAAAGTATTCCTCTGTTCTTTTTGATAGTTATTGAGCAATAACTAAAGTgtgaacagcaaaaaaaaaaatgcacttgaTACttagaagaaattcttccacCAGCTCAACTGAATTTCTTGGATTTCACCAAGGTTGTCACTTGTCATTCTTAGACCCTCTGTCTAGAATTAGCTATTGCACTTCATTTTTTGCCATGCTAGTAGAATAAGAAGCAAAAAGTAAGCCTCTTTGGAAAGGGAATGCATGAGAGTTGCTGTAGATTTTGAATGTAATTAGTTGCCTTTTCCCATTCCCGGTCCTAGAGGCAGCATTCATTTAGACAAGGCATCCCTTCCTGCAGtgtcttcttattttttttaagttcccCCTTGGCAGAATAAAGATATGCTATAGTTATCTTGGCAGTAAAATTCATTAAACAATAATTAGGCTtgcctggaaaagaaataaatttctgtttctttatcTGGTCTTGACTCAGCACAATGAACTTGTGAAATTGTCATTTGGAGAGGTACTAGGTGGGGCACGAAACTCAGTGATACCCAGCAGAACTGGTTCAGCTCTCAGTGATCATGGAACAGTGAAGTGCTTCTAAaactgcagctgcctgctgggttagagctcagagcagcccagcacacagaTCTGTAGGTGGACAGCAGTGAGCCAGCAGGAATACAACTTGGAGGAacaaaaggcagcccagggctcgTACCTGTGCCTTCACAGCACACTGCAGGCAGCATGTGCTGCAGGtcaaaggcaggagcagaaatggTGGTCTGTGTTTGAGCTTCAGGTGCAGTCCTTAGCACTGCAAAAAGCAGAAGATTTTAGAGCAAAAAGCATAGAGGCTTTTACTTATCTTTGCAGGACAGACAGCCACTGTCAGGGCCACACTGATCTGGCACACTGGCAGAGCAGGCAAGCATTAGGTGTAAAGCAGAACTTCTGTGGGATTTTGAACAGGACCATTCCTTAAATTTTTGGAGATTTAGTCAAAGCTTGTAGAGATTGAACCTGACTGGAGAGGGAGGCAAGTTCATGCAAAGTAAATTTAAATGGGTGCTGCCCTTGACCTTCCACTCCAGCTCCAAGAGTTGCTGCTCATTAAAGCTCTGGAACAAGCACATAATGCATCTGGATCCTGCAGGGGATGTTTcttgctcagcacagccacccctgcaATGCTCTCAGCTGGAATGTGGTGTCTCAGACCAGTCAGACTGT contains these protein-coding regions:
- the NAXD gene encoding ATP-dependent (S)-NAD(P)H-hydrate dehydratase isoform X5 gives rise to the protein MENIFQLVRNVIPPLTGKKHKGQDGRIGIVGGCREYTGAPYFAAITALKVGADLSHVFCTKDAATVIKSYSPELIVHPVLDSPNAVHEVEKWLPRLHSVVIGPGLGRDEVLLENAKGIIEKSKMKGIPIIIDADGLWLISQQPSLIQGYQRAILTPNYMEFSRLYEAMLRDPVDSSDHHGCVLRLSQAMGNLTVVQKGERDLISDGEKVLVCSHEGSSRRCGGQGDLLSGSLGVLAHWAFVAGAEKTNGQNPFLVAAFGACSLTRQSNQQAFQKFGRSMTASDMVSEVGTAFNKLFET
- the NAXD gene encoding ATP-dependent (S)-NAD(P)H-hydrate dehydratase isoform X4, whose protein sequence is MSCARWAAAVRSPALGRVIERSFSLHRTHTLKDMENIFQLVRNVIPPLTGKKHKGQDGRIGIVGGCREYTGAPYFAAITALKVGADLSHVFCTKDAATVIKSYSPELIVHPVLDSPNAVHEVEKWLPRLHSVVIGPGLGRDEVLLENAKGIIEKSKMKGIPIIIDADGLWLISQQPSLIQGYQRAILTPNYMEFSRLYEAMLRDPVDSSDHHGCVLRLSQAMGNLTVVQKGERDLISDGEKVLVCSHEGSSRRCGGQGDLLSGSLGVLAHWAFVAGAEKTNGQNPFLVAAFGACSLTRQSNQQAFQKFGRSMTASDMVSEVGTAFNKLFET
- the NAXD gene encoding ATP-dependent (S)-NAD(P)H-hydrate dehydratase isoform X3, with protein sequence MWGRGAAIALAALAAALWLRREEVIERSFSLHRTHTLKDMENIFQLVRNVIPPLTGKKHKGQDGRIGIVGGCREYTGAPYFAAITALKVGADLSHVFCTKDAATVIKSYSPELIVHPVLDSPNAVHEVEKWLPRLHSVVIGPGLGRDEVLLENAKGIIEKSKMKGIPIIIDADGLWLISQQPSLIQGYQRAILTPNYMEFSRLYEAMLRDPVDSSDHHGCVLRLSQAMGNLTVVQKGERDLISDGEKVLVCSHEGSSRRCGGQGDLLSGSLGVLAHWAFVAGAEKTNGQNPFLVAAFGACSLTRQSNQQAFQKFGRSMTASDMVSEVGTAFNKLFET